A single genomic interval of Peromyscus leucopus breed LL Stock chromosome 7, UCI_PerLeu_2.1, whole genome shotgun sequence harbors:
- the Upk2 gene encoding uroplakin-2 isoform X1, whose amino-acid sequence MTSAPPVQTLPLFLILLAVLAPGAAADFNISSLSGLLSPALTESLLIALPPCHLTGGNATLMVRRANDSKVVRSVFVVPPCRGRRELVSVVDSGAGFTVTRLSAYQVTDLTPGTKYYISYRVQKGTSTESSPETPMSTLPRRNMESIGLGMARTGGMVVITVLLSVAMFLLVVGLILALALGARK is encoded by the exons ATGACATCCGCGCCACCTGTCCAGACCTTGCCCTTGTTCCTGATTCTGCTGGCCGTCCTGGCTCCGGGGGCTGCAG CAGACTTCAACATCTCGAGCCTCTCTGGTCTGCTTTCTCCGGCGCTAACAGAAAGCCTGCTGATTGCCTTGCCCCCATGTCACCTCACGGGAGGGAACGCCACACTGATGGTCCGGAGAGCCAACGACAGCAAAG TGGTTAGATCAGTCTTTGTGGTGCCTCCATGCCGCGGGCGCAGGGAGCTAGTGAGCGTGGTGGACAGTGGGGCTGGCTTCACCGTCACCCGGCTCAGCGCCTATCAGGTGACAGACCTAACACCAGGCACTAAATACTA CATTTCCTACCGAGTGCAGAAGGGGACGTCCACCGAGTCCAGTCCAGAAACCCCGATGTCCACGCTTCCTC GAAGGAACATGGAGTCTATCGGGTTAGGAATGGCCCGCACGGGAGGCATGGTGGTCATCACAGTGTTGCTGTCCGTTGCCATGTTCCTGTTGGTCGTGGGCCTCATCCTTGCCCTGGCACTGGGTGCCCGGAAATGA
- the Upk2 gene encoding uroplakin-2 isoform X2, giving the protein MTSAPPVQTLPLFLILLAVLAPGAADFNISSLSGLLSPALTESLLIALPPCHLTGGNATLMVRRANDSKVVRSVFVVPPCRGRRELVSVVDSGAGFTVTRLSAYQVTDLTPGTKYYISYRVQKGTSTESSPETPMSTLPRRNMESIGLGMARTGGMVVITVLLSVAMFLLVVGLILALALGARK; this is encoded by the exons ATGACATCCGCGCCACCTGTCCAGACCTTGCCCTTGTTCCTGATTCTGCTGGCCGTCCTGGCTCCGGGGGCTGCAG ACTTCAACATCTCGAGCCTCTCTGGTCTGCTTTCTCCGGCGCTAACAGAAAGCCTGCTGATTGCCTTGCCCCCATGTCACCTCACGGGAGGGAACGCCACACTGATGGTCCGGAGAGCCAACGACAGCAAAG TGGTTAGATCAGTCTTTGTGGTGCCTCCATGCCGCGGGCGCAGGGAGCTAGTGAGCGTGGTGGACAGTGGGGCTGGCTTCACCGTCACCCGGCTCAGCGCCTATCAGGTGACAGACCTAACACCAGGCACTAAATACTA CATTTCCTACCGAGTGCAGAAGGGGACGTCCACCGAGTCCAGTCCAGAAACCCCGATGTCCACGCTTCCTC GAAGGAACATGGAGTCTATCGGGTTAGGAATGGCCCGCACGGGAGGCATGGTGGTCATCACAGTGTTGCTGTCCGTTGCCATGTTCCTGTTGGTCGTGGGCCTCATCCTTGCCCTGGCACTGGGTGCCCGGAAATGA